From Aerosakkonema funiforme FACHB-1375, the proteins below share one genomic window:
- the gvpN gene encoding gas vesicle protein GvpN: protein MATVLQVNSQNFVDTPTISRLTQRALRYLSTGFSVHLRGPAGTGKTTLAIHLANLLERPILLVFGDDEYKSSDLIGNQGGYSRKKVVDNFIHTVVKVEDEFRQSWVDARLTTACREGFTLVYDEFNRSRPEVNNVLLSVLEEKLLVLPPVAQQQEYIRAHPEFRVIFTSNPEEYCGVHEAQDALMDRLVTIDIPEPDELTQQEILVQKAGVTRAEGSVIVHLVKRFRERTQADKSSGLRASLIIGKVCHTQNITVAPTNADFRDICADVLLSRSKLPQSESISILGELFQELTSVKKLATKRR from the coding sequence GTGGCTACAGTTCTGCAAGTCAACTCCCAGAATTTTGTCGATACACCCACAATCAGTCGCTTGACCCAGCGTGCCCTGCGCTATCTCAGTACGGGTTTCTCGGTTCATTTGCGCGGACCGGCTGGAACTGGTAAAACGACGCTGGCAATACATTTGGCGAATCTGCTGGAGCGTCCGATTTTACTGGTGTTTGGCGATGATGAATACAAATCGTCCGATCTGATCGGTAACCAAGGGGGATACAGCCGCAAGAAAGTCGTGGATAATTTTATCCACACTGTAGTCAAGGTGGAAGATGAATTCCGCCAATCTTGGGTCGATGCGCGTCTAACCACAGCCTGCCGCGAAGGCTTTACTCTGGTGTACGACGAGTTCAACCGTTCCCGTCCGGAGGTGAACAACGTTCTGCTCTCCGTATTGGAGGAAAAGCTACTGGTGCTGCCGCCAGTTGCCCAGCAACAAGAATATATTCGCGCCCATCCGGAATTCCGGGTGATTTTCACCTCCAATCCAGAAGAATACTGCGGAGTTCACGAAGCACAAGATGCGCTGATGGATCGTTTGGTGACGATCGACATTCCAGAACCAGATGAACTGACTCAGCAGGAGATTCTTGTCCAAAAAGCAGGAGTGACGCGAGCTGAAGGCTCAGTCATCGTTCATCTAGTCAAGAGGTTCCGGGAGCGCACGCAGGCAGATAAGTCATCCGGTTTGCGAGCTAGTCTGATTATCGGTAAAGTCTGTCACACCCAAAATATTACTGTTGCGCCGACCAACGCAGACTTTCGAGATATCTGTGCGGATGTCTTGCTGTCGCGTTCCAAACTGCCCCAAAGCGAATCAATCTCGATTCTTGGGGAACTGTTTCAAGAACTTACGTCGGTAAAGAAACTCGCTACTAAACGGAGGTAA
- a CDS encoding LamG domain-containing protein — MILKETAIAQQLKEVDLSYPAEATPYIDDCGCQIKIPYGPEFNPTSFTAEMWVQYKGGAGYRSILTSVSGSAWQGRRGYVFCVTPNGQWQFWMGSGQSRSPWLVVTGPKAKPGVWTHLAGTYDQVSQIMTLYVNGQAVGQRTGVPFLPNTCNPLHIGAGAIEQAGASHCLFRGTITKVRVWSRALVTQELQALASTGEPDDAAIVSCDGQGDYIEIPYSPALNPTQFTVSCWANVQGEQGRWRSIVTSRDISPEKGYILYAGENNRWQFWLGTGPNGWVYINGPELKLNTWTFLAATYDGTIAKFYVNGELAIERVVNGFVPNTARPFRIAAGVTEGNPSYFFPGHITEVRVWNRACVQKEIQTEMNYRLDGDEAGLVGYWPLNEGTGTAVRDKSVYHNHGTMSSYVEIPYVPALNLTQFTLSCWVNLQDWQGTWRAAISSQDDFLPKGYVLYAGQDNKWQFCLGAGEAGWTVVSGTEAIFHSRTYLVATYDGAMLKFYINGELVGEKLTHYVPNTSRPLRIGAGTKDGKPANFFPGQITDVRIWNRACSQAEIKNEMNSLAVGDAPGLMGFWPLKEATDTTVIDRTYNSYHGVIKRADWENLVGLVLVRGNLNGNGNGNGKNGHY; from the coding sequence ATGATACTGAAAGAAACTGCGATCGCACAGCAGCTAAAAGAAGTTGACCTCAGTTACCCAGCTGAAGCAACTCCCTACATTGATGACTGTGGCTGTCAGATTAAAATCCCCTACGGCCCAGAATTCAACCCGACCAGCTTCACGGCTGAAATGTGGGTTCAGTACAAAGGGGGAGCGGGGTATCGATCGATCTTGACCTCCGTCAGCGGCTCAGCATGGCAAGGACGCCGAGGCTACGTTTTCTGCGTCACCCCCAACGGACAGTGGCAATTCTGGATGGGCAGCGGTCAGAGCAGAAGTCCCTGGCTCGTAGTAACAGGGCCAAAAGCCAAACCGGGAGTATGGACGCATTTGGCTGGAACTTATGACCAAGTGTCCCAAATTATGACTTTATATGTAAACGGTCAGGCAGTGGGACAGCGCACGGGAGTACCGTTTTTGCCAAATACCTGCAATCCCCTCCATATAGGAGCAGGTGCGATCGAACAAGCCGGAGCCAGTCACTGTTTATTTCGCGGCACAATTACTAAAGTCAGAGTCTGGAGCAGAGCGCTGGTAACTCAAGAACTGCAAGCTCTAGCCAGTACCGGCGAGCCAGATGATGCGGCGATCGTCAGCTGCGATGGGCAAGGCGATTATATCGAAATACCCTATAGCCCAGCTCTGAATCCCACTCAATTTACCGTATCTTGCTGGGCGAACGTCCAAGGCGAACAGGGTAGATGGCGCTCGATCGTCACTTCTCGCGACATCTCTCCAGAAAAAGGATACATTCTCTATGCAGGAGAGAACAATCGATGGCAATTTTGGCTGGGCACCGGGCCAAATGGCTGGGTATACATTAACGGGCCTGAATTAAAGCTCAATACCTGGACATTCCTCGCAGCTACCTACGATGGCACGATCGCCAAATTCTATGTCAATGGCGAATTAGCAATAGAAAGAGTCGTAAATGGTTTTGTGCCTAATACCGCTCGTCCCTTCCGAATTGCCGCAGGCGTAACAGAAGGCAACCCAAGCTACTTTTTCCCCGGTCACATCACCGAAGTGCGTGTGTGGAATCGCGCTTGCGTCCAAAAAGAAATTCAAACCGAAATGAATTATCGCCTTGACGGCGACGAAGCGGGCTTAGTGGGATACTGGCCCCTCAATGAAGGTACAGGCACCGCAGTCAGGGATAAGAGCGTATACCACAATCATGGCACAATGTCAAGTTATGTGGAAATCCCTTATGTCCCGGCGCTCAATCTCACCCAATTCACCTTATCCTGTTGGGTAAACTTACAAGATTGGCAGGGAACTTGGCGTGCTGCTATATCCTCCCAAGACGATTTTCTGCCCAAAGGATACGTTCTCTATGCGGGTCAAGATAATAAATGGCAATTTTGCCTGGGTGCTGGAGAAGCAGGTTGGACTGTAGTTAGCGGTACAGAAGCGATTTTCCATAGTCGTACATACCTGGTCGCCACCTACGACGGCGCAATGCTGAAATTCTATATTAATGGTGAATTAGTCGGCGAAAAACTGACTCATTATGTGCCCAATACCTCGCGTCCTTTGCGGATAGGAGCCGGTACAAAAGACGGAAAACCAGCCAACTTTTTCCCCGGTCAAATCACCGACGTGCGGATTTGGAATCGCGCTTGCAGTCAAGCGGAAATCAAAAATGAGATGAACAGTTTGGCGGTGGGCGATGCACCGGGCTTAATGGGATTTTGGCCTCTCAAGGAAGCAACGGATACTACCGTTATCGATCGCACCTATAACAGCTATCACGGTGTTATTAAGCGAGCCGACTGGGAAAATTTGGTCGGTTTAGTTCTGGTCAGAGGCAACCTGAACGGCAACGGCAACGGTAACGGCAAGAACGGCCACTATTAA